The genomic window TTTGCTGGTCGCAATTGCCTGAAGCCGTCCTCCCTGATGCGTGCGTTGAAATATGGAATTTTGAAAAACCACCACGACCACGAAGACTTTCTTGAACCGCGAAGGCGCGAGGACCCCAAAGGAAAACAGGCCTGGTGCCTTGGCGGCCTCGTGGTTGCCCTTGGTTGCAGCCGCTGCAAGGTCAATTTGATTTCCGGGTCAATGCATAGACGAGCACGGCAAGGCGGCCGGCATCCAGCACATAGGCGCGCGCCACAGCCGCCTGCGTGCCGGCGGATGGCAGCGTTGGCCGCACAGCAAGCGCAACCGGCGCGCGCAGGCCCGGCGTGGTCGAATCGGCCCGGCCGAATTCGATAACCAGCTCGCCGCTGCGGCGGAAGCCGGCAATGCGCTGGTGTCCCCGATCGGCGACCAAAACCAGACCCTGCCACTCCGCCACCCCACAGGGGCGGTCGAGCAACCCTGCGCCCAGCAGGTCAAGGAAGTTGCCATAGGCATCGTAGATCATGATCGCGTGGCGCACCGAATCGCTCACGAATATTTCACCACGGCTGGAGATCATGATTTTCGCGGGCCGGACGAGGCCGCCCTCGCCCCAGTTGAAATCACCGAAGCTGGCCCTGGGTCTGCCGAAGGCATCGAAACGCAGCAGCCGGTTGAATTCATGATCCGCCACCAACAACTCTCCCTGCGGTGAAAGAGCCACCGCGGCTGGATAGCCGAATTGCAGGCTTTGCTCCTGCCCTGCTTCGCTGGAATAAGCGGCGATGAAATTCAAGTCCCGGTCAAAACGCTGCAGGCGGTGATTGTTGTAGTCGGCCACAATCACATCCAGGCCATTGCCGGCCCACACATCGACCGGGCGGTCGAACTGCCCCGCATCGAAGCCGAATCCGCCCACTTCCCGCAGCCACCGGCCTTCCGGATCACACTTGACCACGCGCTGATTGCCGGTATCGGCCACATAAAGATTGCCCTCGGGATCGAGGGCAATTGCTGCAGGCTGGGCAAGCGGGCGGGTGTTCAGGGTATCGCCGAGCAGGCTGCCGAGAAAGTTTGCCTGCACGGGCTGGGCGGCAGTGTTCGCAAACACAGTCACGAACAGAAACAGGAAAATTCCAAATCGCACAGGCACTCGCTGTGAGTTCACCCTGAAAAAGGTTGACCGGTTAACGGGCATCAGAGTATGCGACTACAGATTGTCAAACCCGTCACAGAAAATGCAGCGCAGACAACTTGTCGTCTGCTTGCAGAGAGTTTACACAGGATCGTAAGGTCAAGCCGCGGTCGAACCGTGGCGGAACGGCTACTCTTTGCGCAAGACCCTGCGGCTTCGCGTCCTTGCGTGTTTTGGCTTTTGGTTATCGCTTCGAAAAAGTTGGCCGCATCGGGCAGCCAGCCTGCGCTGCAACCTTTCCGTGGGAAACGGGCACCGGAATAAACTCCGCTACCAGACAGAGAGATTCAGGCCGGCGCTGAGCAGATAGCCTCCCACGCTTGCGCCTTCGAATCCGCTGCCGCCATCCGGCGTCGCGGAGGTGATTTCGAATTCCACGAAGAAGGCGGCGCGTCCGGCAAAACGGTAATCGAGGCCGAGATCGATGAAGAAACCG from candidate division KSB1 bacterium includes these protein-coding regions:
- a CDS encoding NHL repeat-containing protein, which codes for MRFGIFLFLFVTVFANTAAQPVQANFLGSLLGDTLNTRPLAQPAAIALDPEGNLYVADTGNQRVVKCDPEGRWLREVGGFGFDAGQFDRPVDVWAGNGLDVIVADYNNHRLQRFDRDLNFIAAYSSEAGQEQSLQFGYPAAVALSPQGELLVADHEFNRLLRFDAFGRPRASFGDFNWGEGGLVRPAKIMISSRGEIFVSDSVRHAIMIYDAYGNFLDLLGAGLLDRPCGVAEWQGLVLVADRGHQRIAGFRRSGELVIEFGRADSTTPGLRAPVALAVRPTLPSAGTQAAVARAYVLDAGRLAVLVYALTRKSN